One stretch of Bacillus sp. (in: firmicutes) DNA includes these proteins:
- a CDS encoding GntR family transcriptional regulator, whose protein sequence is MEFSNNLPIYVQIMNLIKTKIVSGEMNGGDKLPSVREFSKEVKVNPNTIQRAYQELEREEFVFTQRGMGTFVTENIDMIKNLKKSMATELMDQFLKEMEKLGFTSNEIKEMIAGRFEEGKK, encoded by the coding sequence ATGGAATTCAGCAATAATCTTCCAATATATGTTCAAATCATGAATTTAATCAAGACAAAGATCGTTTCTGGGGAAATGAATGGAGGGGATAAATTGCCATCTGTAAGGGAATTTTCAAAAGAAGTAAAAGTAAATCCAAATACAATTCAAAGGGCGTATCAAGAATTGGAAAGGGAAGAGTTTGTTTTTACGCAAAGAGGAATGGGAACATTTGTAACTGAAAATATCGACATGATTAAAAACTTAAAAAAGAGTATGGCCACAGAATTGATGGATCAATTTTTAAAGGAAATGGAAAAATTGGGTTTTACATCTAATGAAATAAAGGAAATGATAGCAGGACGGTTTGAGGAGGGGAAGAAATGA
- a CDS encoding ABC transporter ATP-binding protein, giving the protein MNTIVEISNLTKKYASKTALDHLSLNIEAGKVVGILGPNGSGKTTLIKIITGLLRQTSGEVLIDGRKVGVDTKSIVSYLPDRNFLYKWMRIEDAFHLYKDFYADFDENKFAELLDFMKLEKSMKIDSLSKGMHEKLNLSLVLARNAKLYILDEPIAGVDPVARDQILDAIINNFNEDSSMIITTHLVRDMENMLDDVVFIKDGTVVLTGNAEALREEKGKQIDDIYKEVFGE; this is encoded by the coding sequence ATGAATACTATTGTGGAAATAAGCAATCTTACGAAAAAATATGCAAGTAAAACAGCCTTAGACCATTTGAGTTTGAACATCGAAGCAGGAAAGGTTGTTGGAATCCTTGGCCCGAATGGCAGTGGAAAAACAACCCTAATTAAGATAATAACTGGATTATTAAGACAAACAAGTGGAGAAGTACTTATTGATGGACGAAAGGTTGGAGTAGATACGAAGTCAATTGTTTCGTATTTGCCAGACCGCAATTTTCTATACAAGTGGATGAGAATTGAAGATGCGTTTCATCTATATAAAGATTTTTATGCTGACTTTGATGAGAATAAATTTGCAGAACTATTGGATTTTATGAAATTGGAAAAGAGCATGAAAATTGATAGTCTTTCAAAGGGGATGCATGAAAAGCTTAATTTGTCTCTAGTGTTAGCAAGGAATGCGAAACTATATATTTTAGATGAACCAATAGCAGGAGTTGATCCCGTGGCTAGAGATCAGATTTTAGATGCCATTATTAATAACTTCAATGAAGATAGTTCAATGATAATAACAACTCACCTTGTTAGGGACATGGAAAATATGCTGGATGATGTTGTTTTTATTAAGGATGGTACGGTTGTTTTGACTGGCAATGCAGAGGCTTTACGGGAAGAAAAAGGCAAACAAATAGATGATATTTACAAAGAAGTATTTGGTGAATAG
- a CDS encoding EAL domain-containing protein — protein sequence MISSKINSNVLFNIYKSLFDNNHDACYALDLEGNFILCNNATTKIFGYTQDEAHGMSIASIIHGKDLKKALYYFNSVKDGNSENFEIAIINKNGIKVDLYITIIPIIIESQVCGLVGMAKDISSKKNLETLLNGQNKALEMIAKGAPFKDVLNTIIEDIEKTSDGGICSILLVDQNKKVLVNGASPNLPNKYIETINKGIKIGPKMGSCGAAAYSKQITIVSDIANDRRWKGFEYITSKYNLKACWSSPVYDNHDNVLGTFAMYYNEERTPNELDLQIIEKATYLTSLAIQHYQTEAKVNFMAYHDSLTGLPNRRLFHEKATEDMNKISDDKAETLGLMYIDLDRFKIINDSLGHIVGDMLLVEIAKRLKKCVQEDDIVSRLGGDEFAIVLNNVTKQNVSHIAQKILNSLSQPFIIEGHEIFISPSIGISLYSRKEENITELLRKADVAMYQVKKDGRNNYRFYDIVFDKETFNKLEIENQLRKALERNEFHLVYQPIIDLSEKRITGFEALIRWDHPFLGQVPPCSFIPIAEESGVIISIGEWVLRTACQQLKHWENNGFPPLTVSVNISIRQFYQPNFIDTITRTINETKINPNHLTIEITESMTMDVETVTTILNKFKKIGVAISIDDFGTGYSSLSYLNKLPIDTLKIDKSFINDITNSKNDKNIAITIIHMAKSLGLNVIAEGVETNEQIAILKQHSCNEAQGYLISKPLPVDEIKSFLTTFSF from the coding sequence ATGATAAGTTCAAAAATTAATTCTAATGTTCTCTTCAATATTTATAAATCTCTTTTTGATAATAACCATGATGCTTGTTATGCCCTCGATCTTGAAGGTAATTTTATCCTATGCAATAATGCTACGACGAAAATTTTCGGATATACACAAGACGAGGCCCACGGAATGTCTATTGCTTCTATAATACATGGAAAGGATTTAAAAAAGGCCCTTTATTACTTTAACAGTGTGAAAGATGGGAATTCGGAGAATTTTGAGATAGCGATAATAAATAAAAACGGCATTAAAGTTGACCTGTACATAACAATAATACCTATCATCATTGAATCTCAAGTTTGTGGTCTTGTAGGTATGGCAAAGGATATTTCTAGCAAAAAAAATCTAGAAACCTTGTTAAACGGTCAAAATAAAGCCCTTGAGATGATTGCAAAGGGCGCCCCTTTTAAAGATGTATTAAATACCATCATAGAAGATATAGAAAAGACTTCTGATGGTGGCATTTGTTCAATTCTATTAGTAGACCAAAACAAAAAAGTACTTGTCAATGGGGCATCTCCAAATTTACCTAATAAATATATTGAAACTATTAATAAAGGCATTAAAATTGGGCCAAAAATGGGATCCTGTGGTGCAGCTGCATATTCGAAGCAAATTACTATAGTTTCTGATATTGCTAATGATAGAAGGTGGAAAGGATTTGAATACATTACATCAAAATATAACTTAAAAGCTTGTTGGTCTTCTCCTGTTTATGATAACCACGATAATGTACTTGGTACTTTTGCAATGTACTATAATGAAGAACGTACACCAAATGAATTGGACTTACAAATAATCGAAAAGGCGACTTATCTAACATCCTTAGCGATTCAACATTATCAGACAGAAGCAAAAGTGAATTTCATGGCATACCATGATTCGTTAACAGGATTACCTAATAGAAGACTATTTCACGAAAAGGCTACTGAAGACATGAACAAGATTTCGGATGATAAAGCCGAAACACTTGGTCTTATGTATATAGATTTGGATCGCTTTAAAATCATCAATGATTCACTTGGACATATTGTTGGTGATATGCTGCTCGTTGAAATCGCAAAGAGATTAAAAAAATGCGTACAAGAAGATGATATTGTCTCAAGGCTAGGCGGCGACGAATTTGCCATTGTTTTAAACAATGTAACAAAACAAAATGTCTCACATATTGCACAAAAAATTCTTAATTCATTATCACAACCATTCATAATTGAAGGGCATGAAATATTTATATCACCAAGTATTGGTATTAGTCTTTATTCACGAAAAGAAGAAAATATAACTGAGCTTCTCAGAAAAGCAGACGTTGCAATGTATCAAGTAAAGAAGGATGGCCGAAATAATTATCGGTTTTATGATATCGTCTTTGACAAGGAGACTTTCAATAAATTAGAAATAGAAAACCAACTAAGAAAGGCATTGGAGAGGAACGAATTTCATTTAGTTTATCAACCTATTATAGACTTATCAGAAAAAAGAATTACAGGCTTTGAGGCGTTAATACGTTGGGATCATCCATTTCTCGGACAAGTTCCTCCATGTTCCTTTATCCCTATAGCTGAAGAATCAGGGGTTATTATTTCTATTGGAGAATGGGTACTCCGAACAGCATGTCAACAATTAAAACATTGGGAAAATAACGGATTTCCCCCTTTAACTGTATCCGTGAATATTTCTATTCGCCAATTTTATCAGCCTAACTTTATCGATACGATAACTAGGACAATTAATGAAACGAAGATTAATCCAAATCATCTTACAATTGAAATTACTGAAAGCATGACGATGGATGTAGAGACAGTCACTACTATTTTAAATAAATTTAAAAAGATTGGTGTTGCTATTTCAATTGATGACTTTGGAACTGGATATAGTTCTCTCAGTTATTTAAACAAATTGCCAATTGATACGTTAAAAATTGATAAATCGTTTATTAATGATATAACGAACAGCAAAAATGATAAAAACATTGCAATTACAATCATTCATATGGCAAAAAGTCTTGGTTTAAATGTGATAGCTGAAGGTGTGGAAACGAATGAGCAAATCGCTATCCTAAAACAACATAGCTGTAACGAAGCTCAAGGTTACTTAATAAGTAAGCCTTTACCCGTCGATGAAATAAAGTCATTCCTAACCACATTCTCATTTTGA
- a CDS encoding sensor histidine kinase translates to MNSRNQNKLTSFLLFHLKNGFISIIVSIVIVQSLVYMLNIDIDYLGKLPLFFFVLIIITVFFVVIFLQERNIRSQQEQLLAVIKNSTQSLLILDQDKKIISLNEAGRVLLGLQHNEQKNFCAMCANYPGANKICDVTKCFLANDEENPVELYIKNPQKGLIPVVATTSYYTTPEKEKGTVITLQQIGEKRKEEHKQIQKIITHSIFQAQEKERKLISRELHDGIGQSLFGILIQADIIKSVPKNKEEMETHLDKLQLMIKQTIEDVRNLSSVLRPSTLDDHGLITTLKNFIRDLGNQFGMQINITYKGSNERLPSTVETALYRIAQEALINAVKYSSAERIDIVLDVDKNANQISLTITDFGKGFELNPSTRQGVGIYSMEERTSMLGGVFSIVSEIGRGTQVQVIIPIA, encoded by the coding sequence ATGAATTCACGCAACCAGAATAAGCTTACTTCTTTTTTATTGTTTCATTTGAAAAATGGATTTATCAGCATCATCGTCTCAATCGTAATCGTCCAATCATTAGTTTATATGCTTAATATTGACATTGATTATTTAGGAAAGTTGCCATTATTTTTTTTCGTACTTATTATCATTACTGTTTTTTTTGTTGTTATTTTTTTGCAAGAAAGAAATATTCGCTCACAACAGGAACAGCTGCTTGCTGTTATTAAAAATAGTACACAAAGTCTATTAATCCTTGATCAAGATAAAAAGATTATTAGTTTGAATGAAGCAGGAAGAGTACTTCTTGGACTGCAACATAATGAACAAAAAAATTTTTGTGCAATGTGTGCTAATTATCCTGGTGCTAATAAAATTTGTGATGTGACAAAGTGTTTTTTGGCGAATGATGAGGAAAATCCAGTAGAGTTATATATAAAAAATCCACAAAAGGGATTGATCCCTGTAGTGGCCACAACCTCCTATTACACAACTCCAGAAAAGGAAAAAGGAACAGTTATTACGTTACAGCAGATTGGCGAAAAGCGGAAAGAGGAGCATAAGCAAATTCAAAAAATAATTACTCATTCCATTTTTCAAGCTCAAGAAAAAGAACGAAAATTAATCTCTAGGGAGTTGCACGATGGGATTGGTCAATCATTATTTGGGATTCTTATTCAAGCGGATATTATTAAATCTGTTCCTAAAAATAAAGAGGAAATGGAAACCCATCTTGACAAATTACAGCTTATGATTAAGCAAACAATTGAAGATGTTCGGAATTTATCATCGGTTTTGCGGCCTTCTACTCTTGATGATCATGGGCTCATTACAACGTTAAAAAATTTCATCCGCGATTTAGGCAACCAATTTGGAATGCAAATTAATATAACATATAAAGGAAGCAATGAACGTCTTCCATCAACGGTTGAAACGGCATTGTATAGAATTGCCCAGGAAGCTTTAATTAACGCAGTAAAGTATTCAAGTGCGGAGCGGATTGACATTGTTCTCGATGTTGATAAGAATGCTAATCAAATCTCATTAACGATCACGGACTTTGGGAAAGGATTTGAACTGAATCCTTCGACGCGGCAAGGTGTTGGAATTTATAGTATGGAAGAAAGAACTTCCATGCTTGGTGGCGTGTTTTCTATTGTCTCTGAGATTGGCAGAGGAACGCAAGTTCAAGTGATAATTCCTATTGCATAA
- a CDS encoding response regulator transcription factor, with protein sequence MNNKIRIFLVDDHAVVREGLYLLLNAQTDMIVIGEAAEGNEAIIKIPHTKPDVVIMDLSMPNGRDGLPTTSEITQNFPDIKVLILSMHDDQDSLFRALKAGASGFLLKSSLGQELVTAIRQVYSGQAYLYPGAQKKVIEHVFFDTGDEYNDSFDLLSEREKEILSLVAKGYTNKETGELLNISPRTVETHKSKIMEKLQLTTRRDLVQFALKRGLLEN encoded by the coding sequence ATGAATAATAAAATTCGAATTTTTTTAGTGGATGACCATGCTGTTGTGCGGGAAGGCCTCTACTTGCTTTTAAATGCGCAAACGGACATGATTGTTATTGGAGAAGCAGCGGAAGGAAATGAAGCAATAATAAAAATTCCGCATACAAAACCAGATGTAGTGATTATGGATTTAAGTATGCCAAACGGGAGGGATGGTTTGCCGACAACGAGTGAAATCACCCAAAACTTTCCGGATATAAAGGTTCTTATTCTATCTATGCATGATGATCAAGATTCGCTGTTTCGGGCATTAAAAGCCGGGGCATCTGGATTCTTGTTGAAATCCTCGTTAGGACAAGAGCTTGTAACAGCTATCAGGCAAGTGTATTCAGGGCAGGCATACCTCTATCCGGGCGCTCAGAAAAAAGTCATTGAACATGTATTCTTTGATACAGGAGATGAGTACAACGATTCGTTCGATCTCCTTTCGGAGAGGGAAAAAGAAATCTTAAGTCTAGTGGCCAAAGGCTATACAAATAAAGAAACAGGAGAGCTCCTAAATATTAGTCCCAGAACAGTTGAAACACATAAATCAAAAATAATGGAGAAGCTTCAACTTACAACAAGAAGGGACCTTGTGCAGTTTGCATTAAAAAGAGGCCTACTTGAGAATTAG
- a CDS encoding GAF domain-containing protein, producing MINQKYSLKEILNSKLQSLVTELNADFSAIAFYDPINLEFRWRLAVGSLNNRYTSIVVRSGKGIAGRTLKTKREFIITNFPEELQDEALEFPIFIIEELKSAVAVPLLIQSQMIGVLLIGQRTSRKFDASDVASIKDAAAEILLHYIQEREAEQIHPEENKEIEKSALYRYFVNEKTQRGNKFEVILLDQRITLLSDEIQQDLISIFKFLFGCVASVADDSKIKVIIERKSDQQVAMQIDTSASLKISEEAFSGLADKVRKLNGSIEIAVDNERTVLTMNFFLNLLVSNQLWDNSLL from the coding sequence ATGATAAATCAAAAATATAGTTTAAAAGAAATATTAAATTCAAAGCTTCAATCACTCGTTACAGAACTTAATGCTGATTTTTCAGCGATTGCCTTTTATGACCCTATTAATCTTGAGTTTCGTTGGCGTCTTGCCGTAGGCTCACTAAATAACCGCTATACTAGTATTGTTGTCAGAAGCGGGAAAGGGATAGCTGGACGAACGTTAAAAACAAAGCGAGAATTTATCATTACGAATTTTCCAGAGGAGCTACAAGATGAGGCTCTTGAGTTTCCGATTTTCATTATTGAAGAACTAAAATCGGCGGTAGCAGTACCGTTACTTATCCAATCACAGATGATAGGTGTGCTTCTCATCGGTCAAAGAACATCTAGAAAGTTTGATGCTTCTGATGTTGCATCAATAAAGGACGCTGCAGCAGAAATACTGTTACATTATATTCAAGAGCGTGAAGCAGAACAAATCCATCCAGAAGAAAACAAAGAAATTGAAAAATCCGCGCTTTACCGTTATTTTGTTAATGAGAAAACACAAAGGGGTAATAAATTTGAGGTTATCCTATTAGATCAAAGAATTACACTATTGTCAGATGAAATTCAACAAGATTTGATTTCCATTTTTAAATTTCTTTTTGGGTGTGTAGCCAGCGTAGCTGATGATTCCAAAATTAAAGTTATTATTGAGCGAAAATCCGATCAGCAAGTTGCTATGCAAATTGATACAAGTGCAAGCTTGAAGATTTCTGAAGAGGCCTTCTCCGGTCTTGCTGATAAAGTAAGAAAATTAAATGGTAGTATTGAAATTGCTGTTGACAATGAAAGAACAGTATTAACAATGAATTTTTTCCTAAACTTGTTAGTAAGTAATCAATTATGGGATAACTCCCTTCTTTAA
- a CDS encoding NarK family nitrate/nitrite MFS transporter encodes MGSVRKINPGEPAYVESKGKGRIKRWDPEDSGFWESEGKRHANRNLWISVPALFLAFVVWQIWSVVAVKLNDVGFSFSSSELFTLAALPGLVGATLRIFFTFMPGVVGGRNWTVISTTLLLLPAIGIGIAVQNPATSFTTMVILAALCGIGGGNFSSSMANISFFFPKKLKGSANGINAGIGNLGVSAVQFLTPIVITTGAFAGIIGSGQLMKNGTEVWIQNAAFIWVIPIVLVAIIALFGMDNLPNAKQSFKEQSIIFKNKHTWIMSWLYTMCFGSFIGYAAAFPLLIKSEFPEVNALQLAFLGPLVGASVRPIGGWIADKIGGAIVTFWDIIIMIAATVGVIYFLNQNNFTGFLIMFIVLFFTTGIANGSTFRMIPIIFEPKQAAPVLGFTGAIAAYGAFLIPKVFGWSISSTGAANLALYLFIGYYVISLMICWYYYSRKNAEVKC; translated from the coding sequence ATGGGGAGTGTAAGAAAAATAAATCCAGGAGAACCTGCGTACGTGGAGTCTAAAGGCAAAGGGCGAATAAAGCGTTGGGACCCGGAAGATAGCGGATTTTGGGAATCTGAAGGAAAACGTCATGCGAATCGTAATTTGTGGATATCAGTACCAGCTCTCTTTTTAGCATTTGTTGTTTGGCAAATTTGGTCAGTAGTTGCAGTAAAACTGAATGATGTTGGTTTTAGTTTTTCATCAAGCGAACTTTTTACATTAGCAGCATTACCAGGGTTAGTTGGAGCAACATTACGGATTTTCTTTACATTTATGCCTGGTGTCGTTGGTGGAAGAAACTGGACTGTTATTAGTACAACCTTACTATTACTACCAGCCATAGGTATTGGAATTGCCGTTCAAAACCCTGCAACATCTTTTACAACAATGGTCATTTTAGCAGCTCTTTGCGGTATTGGTGGGGGGAATTTCTCGTCATCAATGGCAAATATCAGCTTCTTTTTTCCAAAAAAATTAAAAGGTTCAGCAAATGGTATTAATGCAGGAATTGGAAACCTAGGTGTAAGTGCCGTTCAATTTTTAACTCCGATTGTCATTACAACAGGGGCTTTTGCCGGAATCATTGGTTCTGGGCAATTAATGAAGAACGGAACTGAAGTTTGGATTCAAAACGCAGCATTTATTTGGGTTATTCCGATTGTACTTGTAGCAATTATTGCGCTTTTTGGAATGGATAATCTTCCGAATGCAAAGCAATCATTTAAAGAACAATCAATTATTTTCAAAAACAAGCATACATGGATTATGTCATGGCTTTATACAATGTGTTTTGGTTCTTTTATCGGCTATGCCGCAGCTTTTCCGTTATTAATTAAATCTGAGTTTCCGGAAGTGAACGCACTTCAATTAGCATTTCTTGGTCCGCTTGTCGGTGCATCTGTAAGGCCGATTGGTGGTTGGATTGCCGATAAGATTGGCGGGGCAATCGTAACATTTTGGGATATTATCATCATGATTGCGGCAACAGTTGGTGTTATTTACTTTTTAAATCAAAATAATTTCACTGGATTTTTAATTATGTTTATTGTTCTTTTCTTCACAACAGGAATTGCCAATGGTTCAACATTCCGGATGATTCCGATTATTTTCGAGCCAAAGCAAGCGGCACCGGTTCTTGGTTTTACAGGCGCGATTGCAGCTTATGGGGCATTTTTAATTCCGAAGGTTTTCGGTTGGTCCATTTCTAGCACAGGCGCTGCTAACTTAGCACTTTACTTATTTATTGGCTATTACGTCATTAGTCTTATGATTTGTTGGTACTACTATTCTCGCAAAAATGCTGAGGTTAAATGCTAA
- a CDS encoding NarK/NasA family nitrate transporter translates to MVSKQGFLKSGHMPTLLSSFLYFDISFMIWVMVGATSTFIVQDFGLSPAEKGLMVGIPVLGGSLLRIPMGLLADRFGGKRMGIIGMLLTMIPLLWGWLYGNSLTEVQAFGFLLGIAGASFSVALPLASRWYPPEHQGLAMGIAGAGNSGTVLATLFAPRIAENFGWHAVFGFALIPLLVAFIVFVIFAKDSPYAAKPQKISEYLAIVKLKETWIFSFFYSLSFGGFVGLTSYLSIFFVDQYGISKVTAGDFVTIVVFAGSFVRPIGGFIADRISGMNLLSKLYLSAAIVLSLVGLLPSLYIALTFFIMAMLIFGIANGALFQVIPTRFPKEVGLFTGFVGAAGGLGGFFLPNILGTFKGMTGSYSFGFWWIGATYVAAFILVVWLQKSWKRKEETESVSSTVRAISN, encoded by the coding sequence ATGGTTAGTAAACAAGGGTTTCTGAAAAGTGGGCATATGCCTACACTATTATCATCATTTCTATACTTTGATATTAGTTTCATGATTTGGGTAATGGTTGGTGCCACATCGACATTTATTGTTCAAGATTTCGGCTTGTCACCCGCAGAAAAAGGGTTAATGGTTGGGATTCCCGTTTTGGGTGGATCCCTACTGCGTATCCCAATGGGTTTACTCGCAGACCGTTTTGGCGGGAAACGGATGGGAATTATCGGCATGCTCTTAACAATGATTCCACTTCTATGGGGTTGGTTGTATGGTAACTCATTAACTGAAGTTCAAGCATTTGGATTTTTGTTAGGAATAGCTGGAGCAAGCTTCTCTGTAGCTTTGCCGCTTGCAAGCCGCTGGTATCCTCCAGAGCATCAAGGGTTAGCAATGGGAATTGCAGGTGCAGGTAATAGTGGAACGGTTTTAGCAACATTGTTTGCACCGCGAATTGCAGAAAACTTTGGTTGGCATGCCGTATTCGGATTTGCGCTCATTCCTTTATTAGTAGCATTTATCGTTTTTGTCATCTTTGCTAAAGATAGTCCATATGCGGCAAAACCACAAAAAATCTCTGAGTATTTAGCAATTGTCAAACTAAAAGAAACATGGATTTTTAGTTTCTTTTATAGTTTATCATTCGGTGGTTTTGTTGGCTTAACAAGTTATCTTTCTATCTTTTTTGTTGACCAATATGGAATTAGTAAAGTTACGGCTGGTGATTTCGTAACAATTGTTGTTTTTGCTGGAAGCTTTGTCAGACCGATTGGTGGTTTTATTGCAGATAGGATTAGTGGTATGAATTTGTTATCGAAATTGTACCTTTCGGCTGCGATTGTGCTTAGTCTTGTGGGACTCCTTCCATCTTTATATATAGCACTGACATTCTTTATTATGGCTATGCTTATTTTTGGAATAGCAAACGGTGCGTTGTTCCAAGTGATCCCAACGAGGTTTCCTAAGGAGGTAGGCTTATTTACAGGTTTTGTTGGAGCAGCTGGTGGTCTTGGAGGCTTCTTTTTACCAAATATATTAGGGACGTTTAAAGGAATGACAGGATCTTATTCTTTCGGCTTTTGGTGGATTGGCGCTACTTATGTAGCAGCATTTATCTTGGTTGTTTGGTTACAAAAGTCGTGGAAAAGGAAGGAAGAGACAGAGTCAGTTTCGTCTACTGTTAGGGCCATTTCGAATTAA